One Rhea pennata isolate bPtePen1 unplaced genomic scaffold, bPtePen1.pri scaffold_26, whole genome shotgun sequence genomic region harbors:
- the LOC134154358 gene encoding olfactory receptor 14C36-like: protein MSNSSSFNRFLLQAFANTRELQLLHFVLFLGIYLAAFLGNGLIITTIACNHRLHTPMYFFLLNLSILDLGTISTTVPKSMANSLWDTRAISYSGCAAQLFFLVLFIFAEYFLLTAMAFDRYIAICRPLHYGTLMGSRACVKMAAAAWASGFLCAVLHTANTFSIPLCQGNILEQFFCEIAQILKLSCSDTSLREVRLIVVSACLVSGCFVFTVLSYVEIFTAVLRIPSEQGRHKAFSMCLPHLAVVSLFVSTITFAHLKPPSISSPSLDLVMAVLYSVVPPTVNPLFYSMRNKELQDAVRKRIRWVQCREQ, encoded by the coding sequence atgtccaacagcagctccttcaacaGGTTCCTCCTCCAGGCATTTGCCAACacgcgggagctgcagctcctgcactttgTGCTCTTcttgggcatctacctggctgccttcctgggcaatggcctcatcatcacaaCCATAGCCTGCAACCACCGCCTCCACACCCctatgtacttcttcctcctcaacctctccatccttgaccttggcaccatctccaccactgtccccaaatccatggccaattccctgtgggacaccagagccatttcctactcaggatgtgctgcccagctcttttttcttgtccttttcatttttgctgagtattttcttctcactgccaTGGCCTTTGACCGCTATattgccatctgcagacccTTGCACTATGGGACcctcatgggcagcagagcttgtgtcaaaatggcagcagctgcctgggccagtggttttctctgtgctgtcctgcacactgctaacacattttcaataccactctgccaaggcaacatcctagagcagttcttctgtgaaattgcccagatcctcaagctctcctgctcagacacCAGCCTCAGGGAAGTCAGGCTTATTGTGGTTAGTGCCTGTTTAGtctctgggtgttttgttttcactgtgctgtcTTATGTggagatcttcactgctgtgctgaggatcccatCTGAGCAGGGCcgacacaaagccttttccatgtgcctccctcacctggctgtggtctccctcTTTGTCAGCACTATTACGTTTGCCCATCTGAAGCcgccctccatctcctccccatctctggaTCTGGTGATGGCAGTTCTGTACTCTGTTGTGCCTCCAACAGTAAACCCGCTcttctacagcatgaggaacaaggagctgcaagatgcagtgaggaagcgGATCAGGTGGGTACAATGTCGGGAGCAGTAA